Proteins from a genomic interval of Quercus lobata isolate SW786 chromosome 11, ValleyOak3.0 Primary Assembly, whole genome shotgun sequence:
- the LOC115968784 gene encoding protein DMR6-LIKE OXYGENASE 2-like, producing the protein MASTIPLDTLKASTVHSPKMKSVKALAESASLSSLPSIYSFTHNPHDETIISDDAEDSVPIIDVSLLVSGTPEERSQVVHQLNKACSDWGCFMLINHGVPESLTKAMIESFQEFFNLPEKEKQEFHGNHVMDPIRCGTGFNPSMDKVNLWRDYLKCFTYPEFHSPNKPAGFSEIALEFSKKNREVVTVLLKAISKSLGLEESYIDKATNIELGLQILAANYYPACPEPDRAIGIPSHTDHGLLTLLVDNGISGLQILHKEKWINVNLLPNALFVHIADHLEILSNGKCKSIEHRALVNDKATRMSIALPHGPSLDTVIRPAPELVDKESHPPAYVEMTYREFLELQQTGRLRSKFG; encoded by the exons ATGGCTTCAACAATTCCACTTGATACCTTGAAGGCATCAACTGTTCATTCACCTAAGATGAAAAGCGTCAAAGCACTAGCTGAATCAGCTAGCCTCTCCTCCCTCCCTTCAATTTACTCCTTCACCCATAATCCCCATGATGAAACAATAATATCCGATGATGCGGAAGATTCAGTCCCCATTATCGATGTCTCTCTTCTTGTGTCTGGTACTCCTGAAGAACGGTCCCAAGTCGTCCATCAACTCAACAAAGCCTGCTCAGACTGGGGCTGCTTCATG TTGATTAATCATGGTGTGCCTGAGAGCCTCACAAAGGCAATGATAGAGTCGTTTCAAGAATTTTTCAACCTGCCAGAGAAGGAGAAGCAAGAGTTTCATGGAAACCATGTCATGGATCCAATCAGGTGTGGTACAGGCTTTAATCCTTCGATGGATAAAGTAAACTTATGGAGAGATTATCTCAAGTGCTTCACTTATCCTGAATTTCATTCACCCAACAAACCTGCTGGGTTCAG TGAGATTGCATTGGAGTTCAGCAAAAAAAATCGGGAAGTAGTAACAGTATTACTAAAAGCTATATCAAAGAGCTTGGGTCTAGAAGAGAGCTACATAGACAAGGCCACCAATATCGAGTTGGGTTTACAAATTCTTGCTGCTAACTATTATCCAGCTTGTCCAGAGCCAGATAGAGCAATTGGCATCCCCTCTCACACGGACCATGGTCTGTTAACCCTTTTGGTGGATAATGGAATCTCTGGACTTCAAATACTGCATAAAGAAAAATGGATCAATGTCAATCTCCTACCCAATGCACTCTTTGTTCACATTGCTGATCACTTGGAG ATTTTGAGCAACGGCAAGTGCAAGAGTATTGAACACCGGGCACTTGTAAATGACAAAGCTACAAGGATGTCCATAGCTTTGCCACATGGACCATCACTAGACACAGTTATTAGGCCAGCACCAGAGTTAGTTGACAAGGAAAGTCATCCACCTGCATATGTTGAAATGACGTATAGGGAATTTTTGGAATTGCAGCAAACTGGCAGGCTGAGATCTAAATTTGGGTAG